One window from the genome of Cryobacterium sp. GrIS_2_6 encodes:
- a CDS encoding phage portal protein, whose amino-acid sequence MGIFERLAKSFGFGVPAAIDQAMTDQGMTGSTMMGPGRPAVPSTGYSQVPRAMDFPVGVNLAVRSRQAWGRTSYDTLREMVNSYDVSRMCINHKIDEIRSMGLLFQAATGVTSDVKDAIEAARAVLAFPDREHPYDEWLSIWMENQLRYDAGVLYRRRNMAGQIIGLEILDGSTVFPSIDAHGRRPHAPAPAYYQVIKGQSWSSYTAEDLIYARFRPQGDSPFGLAPLESIMLTANTDMRFQWHLLQMFTDGSVPAGFMELPPDISSPDQVAEWQDYYDAVVQGDQAKLHQLVAVPAGFKISETRPKGFDPLFPDYLVTRVAAAYGVVPQDLGLLKDVNRANGETQVDIQFRVNTLPWVRFVEQILNRYLQHDLGLPVRVSLDTGRDKEDRLMEAQAWEVYVKTGAASMDEMRQELLGLPVDNERPIPRGIITARTGFVPLTSILAISGTIDGQTGAPSDAQPLGLDAFAGAGGILPDKLPGGTDFKRAPTNPDEPAFPDLEHIIPGSDVVNGMPTVGGAITKAETAGVTAATGLTGSSLEGPVKMKDATDALQAELVKFRSFTKTRVKAGKWRDFQFEVAPPDIAEMLNKKGRESVPFLVPAAIEKSWRDSSDKVPQHAFDLRLTDHYTPLVATAMRALLASMDVAGVIGSLSGALVKDAASDAMFARARQMLGANADSSQIESVLRQLLADGYLTGAHGAAQQLGAHAVSVAGMTGQAVADVNWDAWVPGDAQAASLVADGGLRALLDSAGITVKGIEDTVLDQVGNRISSGLDSGWSSEKIAGTISDLIGSDSRAQLIAHTEIARAQTLGSLDSYSASGVGSWDLILSDDACSECVDVAAANPHPVTDTDNSPPVHPRCLPAATGLVVPADISHRFALEVASSVGFGDGGRATASAVADSVGHGSWLGLGSVTERHYVGDFIDIVTELGQKLTITPNHPVATVDGWVPAGDLREGDYVLSRGAVDPVLEGGPDVENIEATIKEVADALPVRFGPMPSAAEDFHGDGSEGHVYVVRSAGELPREGNLARDKSGDEGVLINAHVGQVDRVASSSLGLDAIALSAAPDGLMSSGREGQPALDAQTGHANKHGGTPISGLDVGLDEMPTDHAAVDAEGYCESLLASSPEVFANKVLSVKRYFAHTQVYNCNTTHGWYLANGIVVHNCRCAASPVVESINGSNIRTIDATE is encoded by the coding sequence ATGGGTATCTTCGAACGGCTTGCAAAGTCCTTTGGTTTCGGCGTCCCGGCTGCGATCGATCAGGCCATGACCGATCAGGGCATGACGGGTTCCACGATGATGGGCCCGGGTCGCCCGGCTGTCCCGTCGACGGGGTACTCGCAGGTGCCGCGGGCGATGGACTTCCCGGTTGGGGTGAACCTTGCGGTTCGGTCCCGGCAGGCGTGGGGCCGCACCTCGTACGATACTCTGCGCGAGATGGTCAACTCCTACGACGTTTCTCGTATGTGCATTAACCATAAAATCGATGAGATCCGGTCGATGGGCCTCCTGTTTCAGGCGGCCACCGGCGTGACCTCGGATGTGAAGGATGCCATCGAGGCGGCGCGCGCGGTGCTGGCTTTCCCGGACCGGGAGCACCCGTACGACGAGTGGCTGTCGATCTGGATGGAAAACCAGCTGCGCTACGACGCCGGGGTGCTTTACCGCCGCCGGAACATGGCCGGGCAGATCATCGGCCTGGAAATTCTCGACGGTTCGACGGTGTTCCCGAGCATCGACGCGCACGGCCGCCGCCCTCATGCCCCCGCCCCTGCCTACTACCAGGTGATCAAGGGCCAGTCGTGGTCGTCGTACACGGCCGAGGATCTCATTTACGCCCGGTTCCGCCCGCAGGGGGATTCCCCGTTCGGTTTGGCGCCGCTCGAGTCGATCATGCTGACCGCGAACACGGACATGCGTTTCCAGTGGCACCTGTTGCAGATGTTCACGGACGGGTCTGTCCCGGCCGGGTTCATGGAGCTGCCCCCGGATATTTCGTCGCCGGATCAGGTGGCGGAATGGCAGGACTACTACGACGCTGTGGTGCAGGGCGATCAGGCCAAGCTGCACCAGCTCGTCGCAGTGCCGGCCGGTTTCAAGATTTCGGAGACCCGGCCCAAGGGTTTCGACCCGCTGTTCCCTGACTACCTCGTGACGCGTGTCGCCGCGGCGTATGGCGTGGTCCCGCAGGATCTCGGTCTTCTGAAAGACGTGAACCGGGCCAACGGTGAGACGCAGGTCGACATCCAGTTCCGCGTGAACACCCTGCCGTGGGTGCGGTTCGTGGAGCAGATCCTGAACCGTTACCTGCAGCACGACCTCGGCCTGCCCGTGCGCGTGTCTCTGGACACCGGCCGGGACAAAGAGGACCGTCTCATGGAGGCGCAGGCGTGGGAGGTGTACGTCAAGACTGGCGCGGCGTCCATGGACGAGATGCGTCAGGAGCTCCTGGGCTTGCCGGTGGATAACGAGCGCCCGATCCCTCGCGGCATCATCACCGCTCGCACCGGGTTCGTCCCGTTGACGTCGATCCTGGCCATTTCTGGCACGATCGACGGACAGACGGGCGCGCCGAGCGACGCGCAACCGTTGGGGTTGGACGCGTTCGCGGGCGCCGGCGGGATCCTGCCGGACAAGCTGCCAGGCGGGACCGATTTCAAACGGGCCCCGACGAACCCGGACGAACCCGCGTTCCCGGACCTTGAGCACATCATCCCCGGGTCCGATGTCGTGAATGGCATGCCCACGGTGGGCGGTGCGATCACGAAGGCCGAGACGGCCGGGGTCACCGCTGCAACCGGGCTGACGGGTTCCTCTTTGGAGGGGCCGGTGAAGATGAAGGATGCCACGGACGCTTTGCAGGCTGAGCTGGTGAAATTCCGCTCGTTCACGAAGACACGGGTGAAGGCGGGCAAGTGGCGAGATTTCCAGTTCGAGGTCGCCCCGCCGGACATTGCGGAGATGCTGAACAAGAAGGGACGTGAGAGCGTCCCTTTTTTAGTGCCCGCCGCGATTGAGAAGTCGTGGCGCGATTCTTCGGACAAAGTGCCCCAGCATGCATTCGATCTGCGCCTGACCGACCACTACACGCCGCTTGTGGCAACCGCAATGCGGGCGCTGCTGGCGTCGATGGACGTGGCCGGTGTGATCGGTTCGCTTTCGGGCGCACTGGTCAAGGATGCGGCCAGCGATGCGATGTTCGCACGGGCCCGGCAGATGTTGGGCGCGAACGCGGACAGTTCGCAGATCGAGTCGGTGCTTCGGCAGCTTCTCGCGGACGGGTATCTGACGGGTGCTCATGGTGCGGCGCAGCAGTTGGGCGCGCATGCGGTGAGTGTGGCCGGGATGACCGGTCAGGCCGTTGCTGACGTCAATTGGGACGCCTGGGTGCCCGGTGATGCGCAGGCTGCCTCACTGGTCGCTGACGGCGGCCTGAGGGCGCTGCTGGATAGTGCTGGGATCACAGTCAAGGGCATCGAAGACACGGTGCTCGATCAGGTCGGGAACCGGATCAGCTCAGGGCTTGACTCTGGCTGGTCGTCAGAGAAGATCGCGGGCACCATCAGCGACCTGATCGGCTCGGATTCCCGGGCTCAACTGATCGCTCACACGGAGATCGCCCGCGCGCAAACCCTCGGCTCCCTCGACTCCTACTCCGCCAGCGGGGTCGGTTCCTGGGATCTGATCCTCTCCGACGACGCGTGCTCCGAGTGTGTCGACGTGGCGGCCGCCAACCCGCACCCGGTCACGGACACGGACAATTCCCCGCCTGTGCACCCGCGCTGCTTACCTGCCGCGACGGGCCTGGTTGTGCCCGCTGATATAAGTCATCGGTTCGCCCTTGAGGTGGCCTCGTCGGTCGGATTTGGCGATGGCGGTCGTGCGACCGCATCCGCAGTGGCAGATTCCGTAGGGCACGGTAGCTGGCTCGGTCTCGGGTCGGTCACTGAACGGCACTATGTCGGGGATTTCATCGACATTGTGACGGAACTCGGCCAGAAACTGACCATTACCCCGAATCACCCGGTAGCGACGGTTGATGGATGGGTCCCGGCCGGCGACCTCCGTGAAGGCGATTACGTGCTCAGCCGTGGCGCTGTCGACCCTGTACTTGAAGGCGGACCAGATGTAGAGAACATCGAAGCCACTATCAAGGAGGTAGCGGATGCGCTCCCCGTGAGATTTGGACCGATGCCAAGCGCCGCCGAGGACTTCCACGGCGACGGTTCCGAGGGCCACGTCTACGTTGTACGGTCCGCAGGCGAGCTGCCTCGTGAAGGCAACCTCGCGCGTGACAAGTCCGGCGACGAGGGCGTCCTCATAAACGCTCACGTTGGGCAAGTAGATCGCGTTGCGTCTAGCTCTCTCGGCCTTGATGCTATCGCTTTGAGTGCTGCCCCGGACGGCCTCATGAGCAGCGGTCGTGAGGGACAGCCTGCCCTCGACGCCCAAACGGGACATGCGAACAAGCATGGCGGAACTCCTATCTCGGGGCTGGATGTTGGCCTCGATGAGATGCCGACGGATCACGCGGCGGTCGACGCCGAAGGATACTGCGAGAGCCTTCTCGCTAGTTCCCCCGAGGTATTCGCGAACAAGGTATTGAGTGTCAAGAGATATTTTGCTCATACCCAAGTGTACAACTGCAACACCACGCACGGGTGGTATTTGGCAAATGGAATTGTGGTTCACAACTGTCGGTGTGCGGCCTCCCCGGTGGTCGAGTCAATCAACGGGTCCAACATTCGCACCATCGACGCAACCGAGTAA
- the terL gene encoding phage terminase large subunit, translating to MSGFSSLDLAAFDAALARFAPPVVRWETPGDLARAIDVKTVQTEALSVIDEALVKVLNTPDGRLIVSLPPQEGKSQRVTKTGVLWALLQNPDLRVGIASYSQTLAEGFGREIRNWIANNNGDEGELDLGLRIAPDNGAAKRWQLNGHRGGVVCVGIGSGLTGRPLDLLVIDDPVADAAQADSEYYRNQAWDWWQSVGSTRLAPGAPVIVILTRWHEDDLAGRLLAADDGHLWTVVNIPALADHKPELGETDLLGRKPGEWLTSARGRTVEQWQAIQVRAGSRVFNSLYQGRPSPDTGNVWQRQWWQRFTEPMWANVNGVCRMECDEMLMSWDMTFKDTKGSDFVVGQVWARKGADVFLVDQVHRRMSFTQTIAAFERLVLKWPQATAKLVEDKANGSAVIDTLKSKIGGIVPITPKESKYSRANAVAPFIEAGNVHVWAGQWGDEFVDECASFPNGAHDDQVDGASQALYRMFIQGTGAGVVFLSAWKQQAADRAIEVPSIARNWREIANDLKARR from the coding sequence ATGTCGGGTTTTTCCTCGCTTGATCTGGCTGCGTTTGATGCGGCGTTGGCCCGGTTTGCCCCTCCGGTTGTTCGGTGGGAGACGCCGGGTGATTTGGCTCGGGCGATCGATGTGAAGACGGTGCAGACGGAGGCGCTGTCGGTCATCGATGAGGCGCTGGTGAAGGTGCTGAATACTCCTGATGGCCGCCTGATCGTGTCCCTGCCCCCTCAGGAGGGCAAAAGCCAGAGGGTCACGAAGACGGGCGTGCTGTGGGCGCTGTTGCAGAACCCGGATCTTCGGGTGGGCATCGCTTCGTATTCGCAGACCTTGGCTGAGGGTTTCGGGCGTGAGATTCGCAACTGGATCGCGAACAATAACGGTGACGAGGGTGAGCTGGATCTGGGTTTGCGGATTGCCCCGGACAATGGTGCGGCCAAGCGTTGGCAGTTGAATGGTCACCGCGGCGGCGTCGTCTGTGTGGGTATCGGTTCCGGTTTGACGGGTCGCCCGCTGGATCTGCTGGTCATTGATGACCCGGTGGCTGATGCTGCGCAGGCTGATTCGGAGTATTACCGGAATCAGGCGTGGGATTGGTGGCAGTCGGTCGGTTCGACACGTCTGGCCCCTGGTGCCCCGGTGATTGTCATTCTGACGCGTTGGCATGAGGATGACCTGGCCGGCCGTCTGTTGGCTGCTGATGACGGTCACCTGTGGACTGTGGTGAACATTCCCGCGCTCGCTGATCACAAGCCTGAGCTGGGCGAGACGGATCTGTTGGGCCGGAAGCCGGGCGAGTGGTTGACGTCTGCCCGGGGTCGCACGGTGGAGCAGTGGCAGGCCATTCAGGTGCGTGCGGGCTCTCGAGTGTTCAACTCCCTGTATCAGGGCCGCCCGTCACCGGATACCGGCAACGTGTGGCAGCGACAGTGGTGGCAGCGTTTCACGGAGCCGATGTGGGCGAACGTGAACGGTGTCTGCCGTATGGAGTGCGACGAAATGCTCATGTCTTGGGACATGACGTTCAAGGACACGAAGGGCTCCGACTTTGTGGTCGGGCAGGTGTGGGCACGGAAGGGCGCCGACGTCTTCCTCGTCGATCAGGTACACCGCCGGATGTCATTCACGCAGACCATTGCCGCGTTCGAACGGCTGGTGCTGAAGTGGCCGCAGGCGACCGCCAAGCTCGTCGAGGACAAGGCGAACGGTTCCGCTGTCATCGACACGTTGAAATCAAAAATTGGCGGGATCGTCCCGATCACCCCGAAAGAGTCCAAGTATTCCCGCGCGAACGCTGTGGCCCCGTTCATCGAGGCGGGCAACGTGCACGTGTGGGCGGGCCAGTGGGGTGACGAGTTCGTGGACGAGTGCGCTTCCTTCCCGAACGGCGCGCACGACGACCAGGTGGACGGCGCGTCTCAGGCCTTATACCGGATGTTCATTCAGGGCACCGGGGCGGGTGTGGTGTTCCTGTCGGCGTGGAAGCAACAGGCCGCTGACCGTGCCATCGAAGTTCCCTCTATCGCGCGCAACTGGCGCGAAATCGCTAATGATCTGAAAGCCCGGAGGTAA
- a CDS encoding phospholipase D-like domain-containing protein — translation MALLTIADLDQFKASPVDPTYPADTRTFYSPIDDVHGALKAVIASAQHSLIISMFGWDDDELAEIIAHIIDNPAIFVQITLDKSQAGGVHEKALLTKFKHEMDSNSVAIGTSEHGAIVHRKMVIIDGVWRIGGSTNWSASGETLQDNEMTVHRNAVICAEARPVLDISHNKALKDMAKRLAVRV, via the coding sequence ATGGCACTGCTGACCATCGCTGACCTCGACCAGTTCAAAGCCTCCCCCGTCGACCCCACGTACCCTGCGGACACGCGCACGTTCTACTCGCCCATCGATGACGTCCATGGGGCACTCAAGGCCGTCATCGCGTCCGCGCAGCACAGCCTTATCATTTCGATGTTCGGCTGGGACGATGACGAACTCGCCGAGATCATCGCGCACATCATCGACAACCCCGCCATCTTCGTGCAGATCACCCTCGACAAGTCCCAGGCCGGCGGGGTGCACGAGAAGGCTCTGCTGACCAAGTTCAAGCACGAGATGGACTCGAACTCCGTCGCCATCGGCACGTCTGAGCACGGGGCTATCGTTCACCGGAAAATGGTGATCATCGACGGCGTGTGGCGCATCGGCGGATCCACCAACTGGTCCGCCTCGGGCGAGACCCTTCAAGACAACGAAATGACTGTTCACCGAAACGCGGTCATCTGCGCTGAGGCCCGCCCCGTGCTCGACATCTCGCACAACAAGGCGCTCAAAGATATGGCTAAAAGGCTGGCCGTCCGTGTCTGA